In Sphingobacteriaceae bacterium, the following are encoded in one genomic region:
- a CDS encoding VWA domain-containing protein: MTTYNFKAEEPENYDQKCCCVLVLDVSSSMTGNPIKELNDGLSTFTKDIKTDSTTSNRLEVAIIAFNENAKVLQAPSLVTNFTMPTLIANGGTKIVDGIKAGIEMVKSRKSWYKETGQPYYRPWVILMTDGDPDDLQNVTSVASEIKNGMDNKEFIFYAVGVQGADMKKLNEISHPTMPAAQLKGLNFSEFFRWLSASMTTVTNSNDGEKVNLPSPAAWMAGFSI, translated from the coding sequence ATGACAACATACAATTTTAAAGCAGAAGAACCGGAAAATTACGATCAGAAATGCTGTTGCGTTTTAGTTCTCGATGTTTCTTCGTCAATGACAGGGAATCCAATTAAAGAATTAAATGATGGTCTCTCAACATTTACGAAAGATATTAAAACTGATTCTACAACATCTAACAGGTTAGAAGTAGCAATTATTGCGTTTAATGAAAATGCAAAAGTTCTGCAAGCTCCAAGCTTAGTTACTAATTTCACAATGCCGACTTTAATCGCAAATGGCGGTACAAAAATTGTTGACGGAATAAAAGCAGGCATTGAAATGGTCAAGTCGAGAAAGTCTTGGTACAAAGAAACGGGGCAACCATATTACAGGCCTTGGGTCATTTTAATGACCGATGGAGACCCGGATGATTTACAAAATGTAACATCCGTTGCATCGGAAATAAAGAATGGAATGGATAACAAGGAATTCATTTTTTATGCAGTGGGCGTTCAGGGTGCCGATATGAAAAAGTTGAATGAAATTTCACATCCTACGATGCCGGCGGCTCAACTTAAAGGATTAAACTTTTCTGAATTTTTCAGGTGGCTTAGTGCTTCAATGACTACTGTTACTAATTCAAATGACGGAGAAAAAGTTAACCTGCCAAGTCCAGCTGCTTGGATGGCGGGATTTTCAATTTAA